One window from the genome of Flavobacterium agricola encodes:
- a CDS encoding retropepsin-like aspartic protease, protein MKKVFVLVALFFIQFALAQSDDERTGGSFTPTSFYQVVPFVFENNQIKIPVTIEGEIFTFLFDTGAPLAISKTIQQKYNYKELYVADLSDANGKKDTVTIVKVPEIKLGDITFYNTEGLKMEEDASEFFKCLGIDGIFGANMLVGKIVQLDMQNKHLIFTTDITKLHASDIPYKSLEFDDQNSPFVDVTLKNGANEIAESVIFDTGVASFFDLAIAQYQWYEKYYPMASVFAETFGALSWSYTGFEDPNKQYIYKIPELSINGTAFTNVLSVGTYDRASRLGLGILDYGTVTLDYVNKRFYYTPLPDLFVFKNQLLQAFDNTITKNGLFVSAIWNKELEDKINIGDQVLAYNNISYQNKTMCELINFKHVTQKKNNVIRFKDVKTGKVKKVKIAQFYLNE, encoded by the coding sequence TTTGTGTTTGAAAATAACCAGATAAAAATACCGGTAACCATTGAGGGAGAAATTTTTACTTTTTTGTTTGATACGGGGGCTCCTTTAGCTATTAGCAAAACTATTCAGCAAAAATACAATTATAAAGAGTTGTATGTGGCCGATTTGTCTGATGCCAACGGAAAAAAAGATACAGTTACCATTGTTAAAGTTCCAGAAATAAAACTGGGCGATATTACTTTTTACAATACAGAAGGTTTAAAAATGGAAGAAGATGCCTCTGAGTTTTTTAAATGCTTGGGTATTGATGGTATTTTTGGTGCGAATATGTTAGTAGGTAAAATAGTGCAACTTGATATGCAAAACAAACACCTTATTTTTACTACAGATATTACAAAACTACATGCATCAGATATACCGTATAAAAGTTTAGAATTTGATGATCAGAATTCGCCATTTGTGGATGTAACGCTAAAAAATGGAGCAAACGAAATTGCCGAAAGTGTAATTTTTGATACGGGCGTAGCTAGTTTTTTTGATTTGGCAATTGCACAGTATCAATGGTATGAAAAATACTACCCAATGGCTTCGGTGTTTGCCGAAACGTTTGGTGCCTTATCGTGGAGTTATACTGGGTTTGAAGACCCGAATAAGCAATATATTTATAAAATACCTGAGTTAAGTATTAATGGTACTGCTTTTACAAATGTTTTATCTGTAGGAACTTACGACCGTGCCTCAAGATTAGGTTTGGGTATTTTAGATTACGGAACGGTAACGTTAGATTATGTAAATAAGCGTTTTTATTATACGCCGCTACCGGATTTGTTTGTTTTTAAAAATCAATTGCTTCAAGCTTTTGATAACACCATTACTAAAAATGGCTTATTTGTTAGCGCCATATGGAATAAAGAGCTGGAAGATAAGATAAATATTGGCGATCAGGTTTTAGCCTACAACAACATTTCTTATCAAAATAAAACCATGTGTGAGCTAATTAATTTTAAACATGTTACACAGAAAAAAAATAATGTTATTCGGTTTAAAGATGTAAAAACCGGAAAAGTAAAAAAAGTTAAAATAGCGCAATTTTATTTAAATGAATAA